Proteins co-encoded in one Saprospira grandis genomic window:
- a CDS encoding YdcF family protein: protein MPLDRWDILGLVAIPLFIVLGQSFGLAFLVFLLLALRWGKRLYKTHPNWGKLYFLLFALGFASWLGFSFWLINGVYQPLDQNFSPQYILVLGAGVREDGQPKNQLRYRLEKTYELAQIYPQAKLILSGGQGPDEPLSEAQAMQNYLVQKGLAQKRILQEDQSTSTQENLDFSAQKYPQLKTAPSIIISSDYHLKRARFLAQKKGFQNIKAQAAPTPFLWLLNQLPREYLAFLKDFLFSL, encoded by the coding sequence ATGCCTCTTGATCGCTGGGATATCCTTGGCCTAGTCGCCATACCCCTCTTTATTGTTTTGGGCCAAAGCTTTGGCCTGGCTTTTTTAGTCTTCTTGCTCTTGGCCCTCCGCTGGGGAAAACGCTTGTATAAGACCCATCCCAATTGGGGCAAACTCTACTTCCTCCTCTTTGCTTTGGGCTTTGCCTCTTGGCTAGGCTTTAGCTTTTGGCTAATAAATGGTGTTTATCAACCCTTAGATCAAAATTTTTCTCCCCAATATATTTTGGTCCTCGGCGCTGGCGTTCGAGAAGATGGCCAACCCAAAAATCAATTGCGCTACCGCCTAGAAAAAACCTATGAACTGGCCCAAATCTACCCCCAAGCAAAACTCATTTTATCTGGGGGCCAAGGCCCCGATGAACCCCTAAGCGAAGCCCAAGCCATGCAAAACTATTTGGTCCAAAAAGGCCTAGCCCAAAAACGCATCCTCCAAGAAGATCAATCTACCTCCACCCAAGAAAATTTAGACTTCTCCGCCCAAAAGTATCCCCAACTAAAAACAGCTCCAAGCATTATCATTAGTAGCGACTATCATCTAAAACGCGCCCGCTTTTTGGCCCAAAAAAAAGGCTTCCAAAATATTAAGGCACAAGCCGCCCCTACCCCCTTTCTCTGGCTGCTCAACCAACTGCCCAGAGAATATCTGGCTTTTCTTAAAGACTTTTTATTCTCTCTATAA
- a CDS encoding polymorphic toxin type 23 domain-containing protein — translation MKRPLFFLFFLLSSSFLSAQSLSPHFGGQLGISFSLGTHLRRMGLMGHLYYAGDFYQLNLQWHQHYNWSARGTDQRAWESQIKLGAQGSWGPKYQQVEQIHPFLTAAGQQTARPYALGYAYIFYLDQWKTSQRSGIFSAQVKDFRFFFENDFLAFQSLDRYRTGAMGLHYRYKDWQFGFSNITYTGDAYSPYSPWISNPNFPSASGYIDMASAPYGDKSLGILALKVDWRPHFEALSHDFLVHLQPQLSLRLGVDAEQIRNLVQNKWIHDSKLLPLNWNEEKNPHIPMVDSEGCSYLYLPGQKIRRPRFFGELQLNEVEFY, via the coding sequence ATGAAACGCCCTCTTTTTTTTCTCTTCTTTTTATTGAGCAGTTCATTTTTGTCTGCCCAATCTTTGTCGCCACATTTTGGGGGACAATTGGGAATTAGTTTTAGTTTGGGAACGCATTTGCGGCGGATGGGCCTGATGGGGCATTTGTATTATGCGGGCGATTTTTATCAGTTGAATTTGCAATGGCATCAGCACTATAATTGGTCGGCTAGAGGGACGGATCAGCGGGCTTGGGAGAGCCAGATCAAATTGGGGGCGCAGGGAAGTTGGGGCCCAAAATATCAGCAAGTAGAGCAAATACATCCTTTTTTGACGGCGGCGGGGCAGCAAACGGCTCGGCCTTATGCCTTGGGCTATGCCTATATTTTTTATTTGGACCAATGGAAAACTTCGCAGCGTTCGGGTATTTTTTCTGCTCAGGTCAAAGATTTTCGCTTCTTTTTTGAGAATGATTTTTTGGCCTTTCAAAGTTTAGATCGTTATCGAACGGGGGCCATGGGCCTGCATTATCGCTATAAAGATTGGCAATTTGGCTTTAGCAATATTACGTATACGGGCGATGCCTACAGCCCTTATAGTCCCTGGATTAGCAATCCGAATTTTCCTTCTGCTTCGGGCTATATCGATATGGCTTCGGCTCCTTATGGCGATAAATCTTTGGGTATTTTGGCTTTAAAAGTAGATTGGCGGCCCCATTTTGAGGCCTTATCGCATGACTTTTTAGTGCATTTGCAACCGCAATTATCTTTGCGTTTGGGCGTAGATGCCGAGCAAATTCGGAATTTGGTCCAAAATAAATGGATCCATGATTCTAAATTGTTGCCATTGAACTGGAATGAAGAAAAAAATCCTCATATTCCAATGGTAGACAGCGAGGGCTGTTCTTATTTGTATTTGCCAGGCCAAAAAATTCGTCGGCCCCGCTTTTTTGGCGAGCTTCAACTCAATGAGGTAGAATTTTATTGA
- the darT gene encoding type II toxin-antitoxin system toxin DNA ADP-ribosyl transferase DarT, with translation MDNNSYLFRMVHINNITHILNHGITHAESDYANPNYSPIGNGAIIEKRRKIFDPIHNKPLSDYIPFYFGPRMPMLYVIQKGYGVPALNPSNIVYLVSNIQKILDAQLSFVFTNGHAVSEVSEFFGEDDIPNINDILDQNAIKTSYWNDPNDLDLKRRKEAEFLVLNDIPINLILGYIVYDEQAKAQLIDQNIPEQKVHISPERYF, from the coding sequence ATGGATAATAATAGTTACTTATTCAGGATGGTTCATATCAATAATATAACTCATATTTTAAATCATGGAATTACTCATGCCGAGTCCGACTATGCCAATCCTAACTATAGTCCTATTGGCAATGGAGCTATTATTGAAAAAAGACGAAAAATCTTTGATCCAATCCATAATAAACCTTTATCAGATTATATCCCTTTTTATTTTGGTCCTAGAATGCCTATGCTCTACGTTATTCAAAAAGGCTATGGCGTCCCTGCACTAAATCCCTCAAATATTGTTTACCTTGTAAGCAACATACAAAAAATTCTAGATGCTCAACTCTCTTTTGTATTTACAAATGGCCATGCGGTAAGTGAGGTTTCTGAATTTTTTGGAGAAGATGATATCCCTAATATCAATGATATTCTAGATCAAAATGCGATTAAAACTTCCTATTGGAATGATCCCAATGATTTGGATTTAAAGAGAAGAAAAGAGGCCGAATTTTTAGTGCTCAATGATATACCTATAAATTTAATCCTGGGATATATTGTCTATGATGAGCAAGCTAAAGCACAATTGATTGACCAAAATATCCCTGAACAAAAGGTGCATATCTCTCCAGAACGTTACTTTTAG
- a CDS encoding GH3 auxin-responsive promoter family protein produces the protein MKILNSLVRFAFSFRAKKIHYFMQHPHEVQEQWLQHLISRAKNTQWGQEFGFQSIKTHKDFQKQLPLSDYETLKPYIRQMMLGQKDVLWPGQTKWFSKSSGTTNDKSKYLPVSMENLKTCHLQGSHDALALWYHSQPQTQVMSNAKSLIMGGSLERFAEFPESQIGDISAIMLLNMPFYGKYFYTPSMETALMKDWEQKIELMAQEICRENLTTIGGVPTWTIVLFRKLLEVTGKSNILEIFPNFEVYMHGGVSFEPYRQQFKAFLPSEKVQYRENYNASEGYFASQYDGQNKDMLLLLDNGVYYEFMPLSELGSAQPIVLSLAEVELGQDYALLISSNAGLWRYQIGDTIRFTSLAPYRIQISGRTKHFINVFGEEVMVQNTDKALAICCEKWGARISEYTVGPIFLEEGKGGHEWWIEFEQQPKNLAAFAQDLDQTLQSLNSDYEAKRYRNLALQPLKLHTLAKGSFHAWLKSRGKYGGQNKVPRLSNSREYIEALAQFEQ, from the coding sequence ATGAAGATACTGAATAGTCTTGTGCGTTTTGCATTTTCATTTCGGGCCAAAAAGATTCACTATTTCATGCAGCATCCGCATGAAGTACAAGAACAATGGCTACAGCATTTAATTAGCAGAGCAAAAAACACCCAATGGGGACAAGAATTTGGTTTTCAATCAATTAAAACACATAAGGATTTTCAAAAACAACTGCCCCTAAGCGATTATGAAACCCTAAAACCCTACATTCGACAGATGATGTTGGGCCAAAAAGATGTACTTTGGCCCGGGCAAACTAAATGGTTTTCAAAATCTTCAGGAACCACCAACGATAAGAGCAAATATTTGCCAGTGTCTATGGAAAACCTCAAAACATGCCATTTGCAAGGTAGCCATGACGCCCTAGCACTTTGGTATCATAGCCAACCCCAAACGCAGGTCATGAGCAATGCCAAAAGTTTGATCATGGGAGGAAGTTTGGAGCGTTTTGCCGAATTTCCAGAAAGTCAAATTGGCGATATTTCGGCCATTATGCTGCTCAATATGCCCTTTTATGGCAAGTACTTTTATACGCCCTCTATGGAAACGGCCCTGATGAAAGACTGGGAGCAAAAAATTGAATTGATGGCCCAAGAAATCTGCCGAGAAAACCTGACAACCATTGGCGGCGTGCCCACTTGGACCATTGTGCTCTTTCGGAAACTACTAGAAGTGACGGGCAAATCCAATATTCTGGAGATTTTCCCCAACTTTGAGGTCTATATGCATGGAGGCGTTAGTTTTGAGCCTTACCGCCAACAATTTAAAGCCTTTTTACCCTCAGAAAAAGTCCAATACCGAGAGAATTACAATGCTTCTGAAGGCTATTTTGCCAGTCAATACGATGGCCAAAATAAGGATATGTTGCTCTTGCTCGATAATGGGGTCTATTATGAATTTATGCCTCTAAGTGAATTAGGCTCGGCTCAACCAATTGTTTTGAGTTTGGCCGAAGTGGAATTGGGCCAAGATTATGCCTTGCTCATTAGCAGTAATGCCGGCCTTTGGCGCTACCAAATTGGCGACACCATCCGCTTTACGAGTTTGGCCCCCTACCGCATTCAAATTAGTGGGCGAACCAAGCATTTTATCAATGTTTTTGGCGAAGAGGTCATGGTCCAAAATACCGATAAGGCCCTAGCCATTTGCTGCGAAAAATGGGGCGCTCGAATTAGTGAGTATACTGTTGGTCCCATCTTTTTGGAAGAAGGCAAGGGCGGACATGAGTGGTGGATAGAGTTTGAACAACAACCGAAAAACTTGGCCGCTTTTGCCCAAGATTTGGACCAAACCCTGCAAAGCCTCAACTCTGATTATGAGGCCAAAAGATACCGCAACCTGGCCCTGCAGCCACTAAAATTACATACTTTAGCCAAAGGGAGTTTTCATGCCTGGCTAAAATCTAGAGGAAAATATGGGGGCCAAAATAAAGTCCCTCGCCTATCCAATAGCCGAGAATATATTGAGGCCCTCGCTCAATTTGAGCAGTAA
- a CDS encoding UDP-2,3-diacylglucosamine diphosphatase, whose translation MSARIYFASDIHLGVANSAEREKQFVRWLQTILADEEAEALYLVGDIFDFWFEYKTVVPKGFLRSLGLLAQLADRGLDLHFFTGNHDVWMFDYFEKELGAKIHRDPIQVCLQGQNFLIGHGDGLGPGDHGYKFIKKIFRNSFCQWLFRWLHPDIGAALAQFFSHSSRAAQDGPQNFLGSEKEWLILYCQRKKERCPAVKFFMFGHRHLAQDLRLDESGRRYINLGDWFSQPTFARLEDGKLRLHYFEHPEGLDILAEQNLAELPT comes from the coding sequence ATGTCCGCTCGTATTTATTTTGCTTCAGATATTCATTTGGGAGTAGCCAATTCGGCAGAAAGAGAAAAACAGTTTGTGCGTTGGTTGCAAACTATTTTAGCCGATGAAGAGGCCGAAGCCCTTTATTTGGTCGGTGATATTTTTGACTTTTGGTTTGAGTACAAAACGGTGGTGCCCAAAGGTTTTTTGAGAAGTTTGGGGCTTTTGGCGCAATTGGCCGATCGGGGCCTAGATTTACATTTTTTCACGGGTAATCATGATGTCTGGATGTTTGATTACTTTGAAAAAGAGTTGGGCGCAAAAATTCATCGCGATCCGATTCAAGTTTGTTTGCAGGGCCAAAACTTTTTGATTGGGCATGGCGATGGCTTGGGGCCAGGCGATCATGGCTACAAATTCATCAAGAAAATTTTTAGAAATTCTTTTTGCCAGTGGTTGTTTCGTTGGTTGCATCCAGATATTGGAGCGGCTCTGGCGCAATTTTTTTCGCATTCTAGTCGAGCCGCCCAAGATGGTCCCCAAAATTTTTTAGGCAGCGAAAAAGAGTGGTTAATTTTATATTGCCAGCGAAAAAAAGAGCGTTGCCCAGCAGTTAAGTTTTTTATGTTTGGCCATCGACATTTGGCACAAGACCTGCGCTTAGATGAAAGCGGTCGCCGTTATATTAACTTGGGCGACTGGTTTTCGCAGCCCACTTTTGCTCGTTTAGAAGATGGAAAGTTGCGTTTGCATTATTTTGAACATCCGGAGGGCTTGGATATTTTAGCTGAACAAAATTTGGCCGAGCTTCCGACTTAA
- a CDS encoding TlpA family protein disulfide reductase, with translation MYKLFLHSSLLAAALFLASCGSENNPAVESNTPQNIENETTTTPKEEKKGLPVQISGRINGIAPKTKIFLDQRGTNSVESLSSVEIDENGQFQLKADLAHPNILRLRFNAQYIWLALEGKENLQIEATVNEKALSQINIEGSPFSSELNKLVLAKASQEERAKYLEDKTEEQVLVNLFVVESLDINNYLPLYEKVRDQLTKVYPNWNYTREFNNRIMLTAQKKQQQPFGIGNPMPDIKLPNPSGEQIALSSLKGKVVLVDFWASWCGPCRRENPNLVRIYNKYKDQGFTVYSVSLDGLDDRKMAFFKDKGDMLKMQMEQQAQRWRQAIEQDQLSWPYHVSELRGWSSLVARQFGINSIPRAFLLDRNGVLRYADGLRGPALEAKVKELL, from the coding sequence ATGTACAAACTCTTTTTGCATAGCAGCCTGCTCGCAGCCGCCCTCTTTCTGGCCAGCTGTGGCAGCGAAAATAACCCCGCGGTAGAATCCAATACCCCCCAAAACATAGAAAATGAAACAACAACAACCCCAAAGGAAGAGAAAAAAGGCCTGCCCGTCCAAATCTCTGGACGTATCAACGGAATCGCCCCAAAAACTAAAATTTTTCTGGACCAAAGAGGTACCAATAGCGTCGAATCCCTCTCCTCTGTAGAAATTGACGAAAATGGCCAGTTCCAACTAAAAGCCGATCTTGCCCACCCCAATATCCTTCGCCTACGATTTAATGCCCAATATATCTGGCTCGCCCTAGAAGGTAAGGAAAACCTCCAAATTGAGGCTACTGTCAACGAAAAAGCGCTCAGCCAAATCAATATCGAAGGCTCCCCCTTCTCTAGCGAACTCAATAAACTCGTCCTGGCCAAAGCTAGCCAAGAAGAACGTGCAAAATACCTAGAAGATAAAACCGAAGAGCAAGTCTTAGTCAACCTTTTTGTCGTCGAAAGCCTCGATATTAACAATTATTTGCCCCTCTACGAAAAGGTCCGCGACCAACTCACTAAGGTCTACCCTAACTGGAACTATACCCGCGAGTTTAATAACCGCATTATGCTTACCGCCCAAAAGAAACAACAACAACCCTTTGGTATCGGTAATCCCATGCCCGACATTAAACTGCCTAACCCCTCCGGCGAACAAATTGCCCTATCTTCGCTCAAAGGTAAGGTCGTTTTGGTCGATTTCTGGGCTAGCTGGTGTGGCCCCTGCCGCCGCGAAAATCCCAATTTGGTCCGCATCTATAACAAATATAAAGATCAAGGTTTTACCGTCTATAGCGTCTCTCTAGATGGTCTCGATGACCGCAAAATGGCTTTCTTTAAAGACAAAGGCGATATGCTCAAAATGCAAATGGAACAACAGGCCCAACGCTGGAGACAAGCTATCGAACAAGATCAACTCAGCTGGCCCTACCATGTGAGCGAATTGCGCGGCTGGAGCAGCCTCGTCGCCCGCCAGTTTGGTATCAATTCTATCCCCAGAGCCTTTTTGCTCGATAGAAATGGCGTGCTCCGCTATGCCGACGGCCTCCGTGGACCCGCCCTAGAAGCTAAGGTCAAAGAATTACTCTAA
- a CDS encoding MG2 domain-containing protein: protein MKQLYLSLLISLFFTPLLKGQAARIYAQTDRSIYRAGDILWFSVYAQADGEALADSSVFYAEIYTPNEKLLKKKRFLLQAGRGEGDFSWPLFATAGAYRLRIFMDVDSAALFEKTIWLYDPALVQKLGTEKKAKTTLENLQQEAKIEAQKIESSKMPLAINVDLNLAAKKHKTRQKEVLGIQFKDAEGKPLSADFSVAVHLASLKDWNNPNIIQYFLGENQTEKIEKGVWTVLNGSFYWAWPNLPLAKRKLSVFDAETDELLDKIQTDEEGDFSFPLKKARKIRLVGRYHGFKEQRIIDLRPSRPEQKQEVVFRREKWIDSLALAQKKQALKDSLSGDDVGLYLRCLGNDFLPLPGVALIVRQNTELIDTFLTNADGELLLLGLKEGDYYIRTYYPETGNVLYSYCLASILAGEVYQKDFLPHDLVLEEEDLRIASDYPLERDSVVLPFYFEQDSLPLDFQNLGSRLSFRALLENKGLAEAYFALVSSADLSRSRDVYVEGISVIREKKLEKQPLFKMDQNIGQGRKQQKNKLMIFYNSESFVDLDSSRQFFVADYAAYHQEKRKNEGLVIPRGNLSPTLFWQAALSSDEKGEAEISYYNNEQKGLFLIEIEGFCAGQPFRAVLPYWVN from the coding sequence ATGAAGCAACTTTATCTTAGTTTATTGATCTCTCTATTTTTTACGCCCTTGCTGAAAGGACAAGCCGCTAGAATCTATGCGCAAACAGACCGAAGTATTTATCGGGCAGGGGATATTCTTTGGTTTTCTGTTTATGCCCAAGCCGATGGGGAAGCTTTGGCCGACAGCAGTGTTTTTTATGCAGAAATTTATACCCCCAATGAAAAGCTGTTGAAAAAAAAGCGCTTCCTTTTGCAAGCAGGAAGAGGCGAAGGCGATTTTAGTTGGCCATTATTTGCGACAGCTGGCGCATATCGCTTGAGAATTTTTATGGATGTAGATAGCGCTGCCCTTTTTGAGAAAACAATTTGGCTTTATGATCCAGCCCTAGTACAAAAGTTAGGGACAGAAAAAAAAGCAAAAACTACATTAGAAAATTTGCAGCAAGAGGCCAAAATAGAGGCCCAAAAAATAGAGTCGAGTAAAATGCCCTTAGCCATAAATGTAGATTTGAATTTGGCCGCAAAAAAACATAAAACTCGACAAAAGGAGGTTTTGGGCATTCAATTTAAAGATGCAGAGGGAAAACCCCTATCTGCCGATTTTTCGGTTGCGGTGCATTTGGCCAGTCTAAAAGATTGGAATAACCCCAATATCATTCAATATTTTTTAGGCGAAAATCAAACAGAAAAAATAGAGAAAGGCGTTTGGACCGTCTTAAATGGCAGTTTTTATTGGGCCTGGCCCAATCTGCCTTTGGCCAAAAGAAAATTGAGTGTTTTTGATGCGGAAACCGATGAGCTATTGGATAAAATTCAAACAGATGAAGAGGGGGATTTTTCTTTTCCACTCAAAAAAGCTAGAAAAATTCGCTTAGTCGGGCGCTATCATGGATTTAAAGAACAAAGAATAATTGATCTACGACCCAGTAGGCCAGAGCAGAAACAAGAGGTTGTTTTTCGCAGAGAAAAATGGATAGATAGTTTGGCCTTGGCCCAAAAAAAACAAGCCCTAAAAGATAGTTTATCTGGGGATGATGTTGGATTATACCTTCGCTGTTTGGGGAATGATTTTTTGCCTCTGCCAGGAGTCGCCCTAATTGTTCGCCAGAATACCGAACTAATAGATACTTTTTTGACCAATGCCGATGGGGAGTTGCTTTTGTTAGGACTAAAAGAAGGCGATTACTACATTCGTACTTATTATCCAGAAACGGGCAATGTATTGTATTCCTATTGCTTAGCTAGTATTTTGGCTGGAGAAGTTTATCAAAAAGATTTTTTGCCTCATGATTTAGTCTTGGAAGAGGAAGATTTGCGTATTGCTTCAGACTATCCTTTAGAAAGAGATAGTGTAGTGCTGCCTTTTTATTTTGAGCAGGATAGTTTGCCCCTCGATTTTCAAAATTTAGGGAGTCGACTTAGTTTTCGGGCCTTGTTAGAAAATAAAGGCCTAGCAGAGGCATACTTTGCCTTGGTTTCTTCGGCAGATCTTTCTCGATCAAGGGATGTGTATGTAGAAGGGATTTCGGTAATCAGGGAAAAAAAGCTGGAGAAGCAGCCTTTGTTTAAAATGGACCAAAATATTGGGCAGGGGAGAAAACAACAGAAAAACAAACTTATGATTTTTTACAACTCAGAAAGTTTTGTTGATTTGGATAGTAGCCGCCAATTTTTTGTGGCCGATTATGCGGCCTATCATCAGGAAAAGCGTAAAAATGAAGGCCTTGTTATTCCGAGAGGGAATTTAAGTCCCACTCTTTTCTGGCAAGCTGCATTAAGCAGCGATGAAAAAGGAGAAGCAGAAATTAGCTACTATAATAATGAGCAAAAAGGATTGTTCTTGATCGAAATAGAAGGATTTTGCGCTGGCCAGCCTTTTCGAGCTGTTTTGCCTTATTGGGTAAATTAA
- the secG gene encoding preprotein translocase subunit SecG, with product MTLLTILIALIALLLILVVMVQNPKGGGLNSAFGGTQEAQKIMGASRSGDILVKVTWTLGGLLMLLTLLAGLIV from the coding sequence ATGACACTGCTCACTATCCTCATCGCCCTGATCGCCCTACTACTCATTCTCGTTGTTATGGTCCAAAACCCCAAAGGAGGAGGACTTAACTCGGCATTTGGTGGTACTCAAGAAGCCCAAAAAATTATGGGCGCCTCTAGATCAGGAGACATCCTAGTAAAGGTAACTTGGACGCTAGGCGGCCTGCTCATGCTGCTTACCCTTCTTGCTGGCCTCATTGTCTAG
- a CDS encoding class I SAM-dependent methyltransferase, protein MRDWVAEFYKKQNDWLGVYLGPVTEEDHRRAQRLQDLAELNGKKKVLELGGGGGQTALAIAQLGHEVDMVELLESSANWAKKLAEQHAPQRLNIIQADFYDWEGPEKQYDLICYFDSFGIGSDLEQKELLKKMHHWLAPDGLIVIEVGASWYWSGQAWGQEYDFELGIRRHEFDPINCRLLDKWWLKNSPKEVYQQSLRCYTPADFELLLENIPLKISKLQTGPAFDEAQNIVQEQADWADCMTYFVCLQKESAKSWTDQK, encoded by the coding sequence ATGCGAGATTGGGTAGCCGAATTTTATAAAAAGCAGAATGATTGGCTGGGCGTTTATTTGGGTCCGGTTACAGAAGAAGATCATCGAAGAGCCCAACGTTTGCAAGACTTGGCAGAACTTAATGGTAAAAAAAAGGTCCTTGAACTAGGTGGTGGTGGTGGACAAACCGCTTTGGCCATTGCCCAATTGGGTCATGAGGTAGATATGGTAGAACTTTTGGAAAGCTCTGCCAATTGGGCCAAAAAATTGGCAGAACAACATGCTCCTCAACGCCTAAATATCATTCAGGCCGATTTTTATGATTGGGAAGGGCCAGAAAAGCAATACGACCTCATTTGTTATTTTGATAGCTTTGGCATTGGCAGCGATTTGGAGCAAAAAGAGTTGCTCAAAAAAATGCATCATTGGCTAGCGCCCGATGGCTTAATTGTAATAGAAGTTGGTGCGAGTTGGTATTGGTCGGGCCAAGCCTGGGGGCAAGAATATGATTTTGAGTTGGGCATCCGCCGGCATGAATTTGACCCCATCAATTGTCGTTTGCTTGATAAATGGTGGTTGAAAAATAGTCCGAAAGAAGTTTATCAACAATCTTTGCGTTGTTATACCCCTGCGGATTTTGAGCTACTACTAGAAAATATACCACTCAAAATCAGTAAATTACAAACTGGGCCCGCATTTGACGAAGCGCAAAACATAGTACAAGAGCAGGCCGATTGGGCGGATTGTATGACTTACTTTGTTTGTTTACAAAAAGAAAGCGCAAAAAGTTGGACAGACCAAAAATAA
- a CDS encoding RNA recognition motif domain-containing protein yields the protein MNIFVAKLNFRTTSEELEELFAQFGTVDSAKIIMDRETDRSKGFGFVEMPDEEDGQAAIDALNETEFHERTIVVKKARPREERPRNNNRGGGRGGYDRGGRSGGGYDRGGRSGGGYDRGGRGGYDY from the coding sequence ATGAACATTTTCGTAGCGAAGTTGAACTTCAGAACTACTTCTGAAGAGCTAGAAGAGCTGTTCGCTCAGTTTGGTACTGTGGACTCTGCTAAAATCATTATGGACCGTGAAACGGACCGCTCAAAAGGGTTTGGCTTTGTTGAAATGCCTGACGAAGAGGATGGCCAGGCAGCTATCGACGCTTTGAACGAAACCGAATTCCATGAGCGCACTATCGTTGTTAAGAAAGCTCGTCCCCGTGAGGAGCGTCCTCGTAACAACAACCGCGGTGGCGGACGTGGCGGTTACGACCGTGGCGGACGTAGCGGCGGTGGTTACGACCGTGGTGGCCGCAGCGGCGGTGGTTACGATCGTGGTGGCCGTGGTGGTTATGACTACTAG
- the darG gene encoding type II toxin-antitoxin system antitoxin DNA ADP-ribosyl glycohydrolase DarG yields the protein MIKEITGDLLNSPAEALVNTVNTVGVMGKGIALQFKKKFPNNFKLYKKACQEGKVVPGKMFMTTEQNLLADSKIIINFPTKTTWKKPSEYQYIQEGLADLKKLIETQHIKSIAIPSLGAGNGGLDWSKVRKMIFAALGNLDCTIYLYQPNYKLPEKIKAEKVKLTPARAMLLAIFYDLIKEGEFVSEFAGEKVAYFLQRLGGQEAFKNLIYKPYFYGPYSGKVNHVLHYLNGSYLKGYYSKDKKPFEEIELIMDAEATVLAYLNKPEHKKYKAIVDKTSNFLSGFYSPFGLELLSTIDYICQEQQSTDLEKVKEALHNWSSRKTKHFSNERYIQLALKQLKNSGLYDSLIKAS from the coding sequence ATGATAAAAGAAATTACAGGCGATCTGCTCAATAGTCCAGCAGAAGCACTAGTCAATACCGTAAATACGGTGGGCGTTATGGGAAAAGGTATAGCTCTGCAATTCAAAAAGAAATTTCCCAATAACTTTAAGTTGTATAAAAAGGCCTGCCAAGAAGGCAAAGTAGTACCTGGCAAAATGTTTATGACAACAGAACAAAACTTGCTGGCCGATTCCAAAATTATCATCAACTTCCCAACAAAAACAACTTGGAAAAAACCTTCCGAATATCAATATATTCAAGAGGGCTTAGCCGACCTAAAAAAGCTAATAGAAACTCAACATATAAAATCTATTGCCATTCCTTCATTGGGTGCTGGTAATGGTGGTTTAGATTGGTCCAAAGTAAGAAAAATGATTTTTGCAGCCTTAGGTAACTTAGACTGCACAATATATTTGTACCAACCCAATTATAAACTCCCTGAAAAAATAAAAGCAGAGAAAGTTAAACTTACGCCTGCAAGAGCTATGCTGCTCGCTATTTTCTACGATTTGATTAAAGAAGGAGAATTTGTATCTGAATTTGCAGGAGAAAAAGTAGCCTATTTTTTACAGCGGCTAGGCGGCCAAGAAGCATTCAAAAACTTAATCTACAAGCCCTATTTTTACGGCCCTTATTCAGGAAAAGTAAATCATGTTCTACATTACTTAAATGGTAGTTATCTTAAAGGCTATTACAGCAAAGACAAAAAACCCTTTGAAGAAATTGAACTGATTATGGATGCAGAAGCTACTGTCTTGGCTTACCTTAATAAACCCGAACACAAAAAATATAAAGCTATTGTAGATAAAACCAGTAATTTTTTATCTGGATTCTATTCCCCTTTTGGCTTAGAACTGCTTTCCACCATTGATTATATCTGTCAGGAACAACAAAGTACCGATTTAGAAAAAGTCAAAGAAGCCTTACACAATTGGAGCAGCCGAAAAACTAAACACTTTTCTAATGAACGCTATATTCAGCTAGCGCTAAAACAACTTAAAAATTCAGGCTTATACGATTCTCTAATCAAAGCCTCATAA